A genome region from Microplitis demolitor isolate Queensland-Clemson2020A chromosome 1, iyMicDemo2.1a, whole genome shotgun sequence includes the following:
- the LOC103569247 gene encoding syntaxin-5, which translates to MSARRRRVTGDLEDAPLTSYTDQRKFGSTFYGQVSGNGKPENWQIDSDNKENSNSNYNYIPIMTSRDRSNEFANAIKTMQGRTMMRTSARSPSQGRHFQSYSQFMMIAKNIGKNIASTYAKLEKLAILAKKKSIFDDRQLEIDELTNIIKTDLSSLNKQIGQLQELSKQQRESSSRSHHIASHSSSVVVTLQSKLANMSNHFKNVLEVRSENMREEQNRRQQFTQGRVNTKLPLTGGQQSSLLLEEQDNRSNTVSLNIEPMGQMVMQQAMRDDTDSYVMSRAETMQNIESTIVELGGIFQQLAHMVKEQEEMVERIDTNIEDTELNVEAAHTEILKYFQSVTNNRWLMIKIFAVLVFFFIFFVIFLA; encoded by the exons ATGTCAGCACGAAGGAGACGAGTTACTGGAGACCTAGAGGATGCTCCATTGACATCATATACCGATCAACGTAAATTTGGTAGCACATTTTACGGCCAGGTATCAGGAAATGGGAAGCCAGAGAACTGGCAAATAGACAGTGACAATAAAgagaattcaaattcaaattataattatattccaATCATGACGTCCCGCGACAGGAGCAATGAGTTCGCCAATGCCATCAAGACGATGCAGGGCAGAACTATGATGAGAACGTCTGCCAGGAGTCCGTCTCAGGGCAGACATTTCCAGAGCTACTCCCAGTTTATGATGATTGCCaaaaatattggaaaaaaCATCGCCAGCACTTATGCCAAACTAGAGAAACTCGCAATAC TGGCAaagaaaaaatcgattttcgaTGACAGACAATTGGAAATAGACGAGCTGACAAATATCATCAAGACAGACTTGAGTAGTCTGAATAAACAAATAGGACAGCTGCAGGAACTGAGCAAGCAACAGAGAGAATCATCATCTAGGAGTCATCACATAGCCTCCCATTCTTCATCAGTGGTCGTTACACTCCAGTCAAAGCTTGCTAATATGTCTAATCACTTTAAGAATGTACTTGAAGTAAGATCTGAA aatatgagAGAAGAGCAAAATAGAAGACAGCAATTTACCCAAGGGCGTGTAAATACAAAGTTACCATTAACTGGTGGACAGCAGAGCTCACTGCTCCTTGAAGAACAGGATAATAGAAGCAATACTGTCAGTCTAAATATTGAACCTATGGGTCAAATGGTGATGCAACAAGCAATGAGAGATGATAcg GATTCCTATGTGATGTCTAGAGCAGAAACTATGCAGAACATTGAGTCTACGATCGTTGAACTCGGTGGAATATTTCAGCAACTGGCTCACATGGTCAAAGAACAGGAAGAGATGGTCGAGAg GATAGACACCAACATCGAAGACACGGAATTAAATGTTGAGGCTGCTCACACCGAGATCCTCAAATACTTTCAATCAGTCACCAACAATCGGTGGTTAATGATTAAGATATTCGCAGTGCttgtatttttctttatatttttcgttattttcttggcatag